DNA from Geobacter sulfurreducens PCA:
CGACTTCCTGGTGAAGGACCGGGAGGTACCCATGTTCCGCCAGGGCGATCTGATGGCCTTCATGTCGGCCGGCGCCTACGGCTTCGCCATGAGCAGCACCTACAACAGCCGCCCCCGGGTGGCCGAGGTGATGGTCAAGGGTAACCAGTTCGAAGTGGTCCGCGAGCGGGAGACGGTGGAAGACCTGATCCGGGGCGAGCGGGTGCCGTCGTTCCTGTAACGAAAGACAACCCCAGAGAGGGAGGATACGGATATGTTCAAGGGAAGCATTGTCGCCATCGTCACCCCGTTCACCAACGGCGCGGTGGACCAGGAGAAACTGCGGGAACTCGTGGAGTTCCAGATCACCAACGGCACCGACGCCATCGTTCCGTGCGGCACCACCGGCGAATCATCGACGCTGGACTATGACGAGCACATGGACGTGGTGAAGATCGTCATCGAGCAGGTGAACAAGCGGGTTCCGGTCATCGCCGGCACCGGCTCCAATTCCACCGCCGAGGCCATCGAGCTCTCCCGCAAGGCCAAGGAGGCCGGGGCCGACGGCGTGCTGCTGGTCACCCCCTACTACAACAAGCCGACCCAGGAGGGGCTCGTCCGCCACTACACCGCCATCGCTGATGCCGTGGCCATCCCCCAGATCCTCTACAACGTGCCGGGCCGCACCGGGGTCAACATGCTCCCCGAGACCGTCGCCCGGCTGGCGCCCCACAAGAACATCGTCGCCATAAAGGAGGCCACCGGTTCGCTCCAGCAGGCCTCGGAGATCCTGGCCCTCTGCGGCGACCAGATCGATGTCCTCTCGGGCGACGACTTCATCACCTTCCCCATGATGGCGTGCGGCGCCAAGGGGGTCATCTCGGTGCTGGCCAACATCATGCCCAAGGCCGTGGCCGACCTGACCGACGCCTTCTTTGCCGGTGATCTGGAGACGGCGCGTCGGCTCCACCTGAACACCCTCAAGATCAGCAACGCCATGTTCATCGAGTCGAACCCGATCCCGGTGAAGACGGCGCTCGGTCTCATGGGCAAGTGCTCCGACGAGGTCCGCCTCCCGCTCTGCCCCATGTCCGAGGGGAACAAGGCGAAACTGACCGCCATCATGAAAGAGTACCAGCTGATTTAACGCGCGAACTGCGAGGTTGATATGACCAAGATAGCTGTCTGTGGCGCCGCCGGGCGTATGGGCCAGAGGATCATCGTTGCCGCCAGGGAGGCTGGCTGCACCATTTCCGGAGCCCTGGAGCGGCCGGGCCACGAGATGGTCGGGCAGGATGCCGGCCTCATCGCCGGCTGCGGCGCCTTGGGCGTCGCCATTTCCGACGACCTCAACG
Protein-coding regions in this window:
- the dapA gene encoding 4-hydroxy-tetrahydrodipicolinate synthase; amino-acid sequence: MFKGSIVAIVTPFTNGAVDQEKLRELVEFQITNGTDAIVPCGTTGESSTLDYDEHMDVVKIVIEQVNKRVPVIAGTGSNSTAEAIELSRKAKEAGADGVLLVTPYYNKPTQEGLVRHYTAIADAVAIPQILYNVPGRTGVNMLPETVARLAPHKNIVAIKEATGSLQQASEILALCGDQIDVLSGDDFITFPMMACGAKGVISVLANIMPKAVADLTDAFFAGDLETARRLHLNTLKISNAMFIESNPIPVKTALGLMGKCSDEVRLPLCPMSEGNKAKLTAIMKEYQLI